The genomic region CCAGCGCAACCGCCGCACGGAATTCCGAGTGACGAAAATCGCCGAATAAGACCGGCTGCGTACTACCGGAAAAGCCCCCTCGTTTGCAAAGCGAGGGGGCTTTTTACGTTTTGTAGGCCGGCGCAGGAAAAGAAATACGGCCTCTCTGCTGCAAATTCAGGGAAATGGCCGCGCGAACCACCAGCTTCGCGGCAAAGTTCCACGAACTGGCATAATCCTTGGCTTGGGTATATATACGGAGGCAGATGGGCTGCTTCCGCCCAACTACCTACTGCCATGAAAAAGGCGCTACTCTTCTGCCTCAGCCTGTTGCTGCTGACGGCCGCCCACTTGCAGGCCGCTCCGGCCAACATGAACATCACCTCGGAGCGCGGCGTGCCCTTCAACCTGCGTTTTGATGGCCGCACCCTAACGCGTGGTGGTGCCCGCCAGGTACACCTCAACCGGATTGCGCCGGGCGTGCATTGGGCCGAGTTTATGATACCCGTAGGCTATGGCCGCTCGGTCAGCTACCGCACCCGCGTTTTCCTGGACCCCGGCCTGGAAACCAGCTTCGTGCTCCTGACGCGCCCCGGTCGTGGTCCCGAGCTGCGCAAAGTGGCTGCTGTGCCAGTGCGTGGCGGCTACGATAATGGTGGCTACCCCAACGGCGGCTACGGCGGCGTGCAGGGTGGCAGCCCGCGGGGAGCTGATGAGGACTACGACGATTCGTATGGCAACCAGCCTGCGCCCGGCCAGCCCGGCGGCTACGGCAACGGTGGCTACCCCAATAACAACGGCGGCAATAACAGCGGCTATCCTAACGGCAATAGCTACCCCAATGGCGGCAACAACAACGGCGGTGGCTACTACGGCGGTAGCAGCGTGAGCTACAACCGCGTGATGGCCCCGCAGGATGTGGATGCCCTGGTGGCGGCTGTGCACCGCCAGTCGTTCGACAAGGACAAGCTGCCCATGGCCCGCCTGGCCCTCAGCGAAACCGGCCTGCGCGCCGAAGACCTGACCCGCCTGATGAAGGAGCTAAGCTTCGAGGACTCGAAAATGGAGCTGGCCAAATACGGCTCCAGCCGCGTGGTAGACCGCCAGAACCTGTACCGCCTCAACGAAGGCTTCACGTTCTCGCACTCGGCCAATGAGCTGCAGGAATACCTGGCGCAACAGGCGCCGCGCTAAGCAGCTGACGACTGGGCTGTATAGAGCTTAACCAAAAAGAGGCTTCCACACATGTGGAAGCCTCTTTTTGGTTAAGCTCAAAAAACGCGTGACTGACAGTTGCCTACCGCAGGCGGTCCATGCTGCGCACCAGCTGCTCGTCGCGGCGGATGAAGCGGCCCGCCAGCACGTTCAGCAGCAGCGCCAGCGTGGGTAGGTAGAAACCGGCTTGGTAGGAGCCCAGCATCTTCACGTTGAGGGCCTGCTCGCCCAGGGTGGAGAAGTAGAAGCCGGCCCCGATGGTGCACAGAATCAGCAGCAGGTTGAGCATGCCCAGCTTGAGCTGCAGGAACCGGTTGCGGAACTGGAAAATCTCGAACAGCGCCACTGCCGCCGAAGCCGCCGCGAGGGCCGCAATAACCCAAACCGCGCCCGGAGGCGTG from Hymenobacter canadensis harbors:
- a CDS encoding DUF4293 domain-containing protein; the encoded protein is MIQRIQSVFLLLLALCMIAVLFLPLWHKADPTTGQELTMTALGFSYNKPGAGLTPPGAVWVIAALAAASAAVALFEIFQFRNRFLQLKLGMLNLLLILCTIGAGFYFSTLGEQALNVKMLGSYQAGFYLPTLALLLNVLAGRFIRRDEQLVRSMDRLR
- a CDS encoding DUF4476 domain-containing protein; the encoded protein is MKKALLFCLSLLLLTAAHLQAAPANMNITSERGVPFNLRFDGRTLTRGGARQVHLNRIAPGVHWAEFMIPVGYGRSVSYRTRVFLDPGLETSFVLLTRPGRGPELRKVAAVPVRGGYDNGGYPNGGYGGVQGGSPRGADEDYDDSYGNQPAPGQPGGYGNGGYPNNNGGNNSGYPNGNSYPNGGNNNGGGYYGGSSVSYNRVMAPQDVDALVAAVHRQSFDKDKLPMARLALSETGLRAEDLTRLMKELSFEDSKMELAKYGSSRVVDRQNLYRLNEGFTFSHSANELQEYLAQQAPR